Proteins encoded together in one Dehalococcoidales bacterium window:
- the rsmG gene encoding 16S rRNA (guanine(527)-N(7))-methyltransferase RsmG, which produces MEKLISGTRRLGLNLSAGQLDQFEVYYRELIDWNTRMNLTATTDYEEVQVRGFLDALTVVLAWQPPTEEPSTGKSPAVIDVGTGAGIPGVPLRIAFPGIRLLLLEATAKKTNFLRHLCGQLGLEDVEVINTRAEKLARSDQYRETFDLVLSRAVAPLPTLVELTLPFCAVGGTFISHKKGNVDWEIKRAEAAITALGGKLREVREVDMPEFPDRRLLVVVDKVSPTPEKYPRRPGIPAKRPLHS; this is translated from the coding sequence ATGGAGAAACTCATTTCCGGCACACGCAGACTTGGTCTTAACCTCAGTGCGGGGCAGCTTGACCAGTTCGAGGTCTACTACCGGGAGCTTATTGACTGGAACACACGGATGAACCTGACCGCGACCACCGACTACGAGGAAGTGCAGGTGCGCGGTTTCCTCGATGCCCTTACCGTGGTGCTCGCCTGGCAACCGCCAACCGAGGAACCATCAACAGGTAAATCACCGGCGGTCATTGATGTGGGCACGGGGGCGGGCATACCGGGAGTGCCGCTCAGAATAGCCTTTCCCGGAATACGGCTGCTACTTCTGGAGGCCACGGCAAAGAAGACGAACTTCCTTCGCCACCTCTGCGGGCAACTGGGGCTGGAGGATGTCGAGGTTATCAACACACGCGCGGAGAAACTGGCCCGCAGCGACCAGTACCGGGAGACGTTCGACCTGGTGCTGTCGCGAGCGGTCGCGCCACTACCGACACTGGTGGAACTGACGCTACCCTTCTGTGCTGTCGGCGGCACCTTCATCTCCCATAAGAAGGGGAACGTCGACTGGGAAATCAAGCGGGCGGAGGCCGCGATAACCGCCCTGGGAGGGAAGCTCCGGGAGGTAAGGGAGGTAGATATGCCCGAGTTCCCCGACCGGCGTCTTCTGGTGGTGGTTGATAAGGTCTCCCCCACTCCGGAGAAGTACCCACGCCGACCGGGAATACCGGCGAAGAGACCGCTTCATTCCTGA